In the Bacillus sp. HSf4 genome, GCTTTTGATAAAGTTGTTTTGCTTTTGCCAGTTCTTTTTCGGAAAGCTTTCTCTGAAAAGCATATTCTGAAAGGCGGATCGCTTCCAGAATATCCGCCTCTGACGTCAATTCGGCCAACCTTCGCATCATCAGCCTCCTAAGGTATATTTATTCCACAATATATTCTCTTTTCTGCCCTTTATTTCCTACTGAGCTGACGCAAAAATTGAGCCGTTAGTTGGAGCGGAAAATGTTTTCCATTATGTATCATTTTTCGAATAACGTGGTATAATAAATGTAACAGAATGTTCACAAAATATTCTTCAGTTAGACACAAATTCATATTTAACCCGCTTGTTTTGACAGCGTTATCATTATTGAAAGGGGCTGAAAACGTATGGATATGTTTTTCGCTTACTTGCTGATCGCAAGCGCCACTCCACTGTTTTTATGGCTGGATAACAAAAAGGTCGCACTTTCGTCTATACCGCCAATCATTTTAATGTGGGTATTCTTCTTTTTCTACATGACAAGCAGTCTTTCTCCTACAGGACACTCTCTCATGATCGCACTCTTCATTCTCAACGTCATCATTGCCCATGTCGCCGCCTTCTTCATTTACGGACTTCCATTGATTCGAAAACACATGAGCCGATAATACGAAAAAACCCTCTTGTTTCCAAGAGGGTTTTGCTTGATTTGATTAATGTCCGCTATGCTCAGAGTGATGTTCACCCGGAGATCCGCCTTCAGGATTGTCTCCGTGATGAGTATGAGCCGCGAAGATCCAAATAGAACCGACTACAATAGCAATTGCAATAAATGCAGCAAAGAGCGTGTTTCCGACTTGGATATTTCCGCTGTCACTTTCAGTCATATGCATAAACATCAAGAGCTGAAGTGCAGCCTGGATGATAGCAAAGCCAAAAATAATCCACAGCTTTGCAGTCATGCTTAAATCGGTATAGATCACCCATAGGGCCAATAAGGTGAGCACAATGGACATTACGAACCCGACAATATGCTTCCAAGGAAAGTGGCTGTGTTCAGCCGATTGTTTTGCCGCCATTATACATTCACCAACCCTATCAAATAGACTCCGGTAAAGATGAAGATCCATACCACGTCTAAAAAGTGCCAATATAAGCTTGAAATAAACAATTTAGCAGAAGTTTGCGGCGTCAGACCGCGCTTTTTCGTCTGCAGTAAAATACCGATGATCCAGAAGATACCGATCGACACGTGCAGTCCGTGCGTTCCAAGCAGGACGAAGAACGCCGACCAGAAAGCACTTGTTGATAAAGTGGCACCTTCATGCACATAATGTGTGAACTCCGTAATCTCATAGAATACAAAGCCTGCACCAAGCAGGAGTGTAATGATCATCCAAATCATCACACCTTTTAAGCTTCCGCGTCTCATTTCATGAACGGCAATACCGCATGTAAAACTGCTCGTTAACAGCAGGAACGTCATGATTAAGACAAGCTTGGCGTCAAACAGCTCTGCCGGCAATACGCCTCCTGCTGTCCGGTTATGAAGAACAGCATAGGTCGAAAACAGCGTAGAGAATAACGCAATTTCCGCTCCAAGAAAGATCCAAAAGCCAAGGATGTTCAATCTTCCTATCTCAGACCGATATTCCATAGGAGCGTTTGAATTGCTATGTTCTGCATGTTCCATCAGTCACGCCTCCTTTACTTGGCATTCTTTCGTTCAGTCTCTTTTATTTCCTCAACACTTACATAGTAGCCGTCGTCATATTCAAATGAACGAAGAATCATACAGAGGAATACACCGATCAGACCGACGATTCCCATCCAATACCATTCAAAGACAAGTCCGAATCCTGCAAAACCGAAGCATAGCGACATGATAAACGGACGTCCTGAATTGCTCGGCATATGAATCTTTTT is a window encoding:
- the ywcE gene encoding spore morphogenesis/germination protein YwcE, whose protein sequence is MDMFFAYLLIASATPLFLWLDNKKVALSSIPPIILMWVFFFFYMTSSLSPTGHSLMIALFILNVIIAHVAAFFIYGLPLIRKHMSR
- the qoxC gene encoding cytochrome aa3 quinol oxidase subunit III, whose protein sequence is MEHAEHSNSNAPMEYRSEIGRLNILGFWIFLGAEIALFSTLFSTYAVLHNRTAGGVLPAELFDAKLVLIMTFLLLTSSFTCGIAVHEMRRGSLKGVMIWMIITLLLGAGFVFYEITEFTHYVHEGATLSTSAFWSAFFVLLGTHGLHVSIGIFWIIGILLQTKKRGLTPQTSAKLFISSLYWHFLDVVWIFIFTGVYLIGLVNV
- the qoxD gene encoding cytochrome aa3 quinol oxidase subunit IV; protein product: MAAKQSAEHSHFPWKHIVGFVMSIVLTLLALWVIYTDLSMTAKLWIIFGFAIIQAALQLLMFMHMTESDSGNIQVGNTLFAAFIAIAIVVGSIWIFAAHTHHGDNPEGGSPGEHHSEHSGH